Within Amycolatopsis sp. cg5, the genomic segment GCGTGTCCGACGTCGAGCGCACCACCCCCGGCATCCCGGCCGTGCCCGCGGCCGACGCGACGCTGCCGGTCACCGGTCCGCAGGGCACCAGGGCGATGGGACGCGCCGTCCCCGCCAACTCCATGCAGGCGACCCAGGCCATCCAGCCGGTGCACGCGCACCAGCCGCCGCCACCGCCGCCTCCGGTCACCCCGCCGGGCGGCGCGCGCCAGCCGGAAGAGAAGCGCAAGCCGCCGAAGAAGACGATCATCCTCGCGATCGTCGCCGTGCTGCTGCTCGGCGGCCTGATCGGCGCGGGCGCCTGGATACTGTCCGACGACGGCCCGACCGGCGCCACCGTCCCGCAGCTCACCGGCATGAACCAGGCCGACGCGGGCAACGCGCTGCGCCAGGCGAAGCTCACGCCGAAGTACGTCAAGGAGTTCAGCAACACCGTCCCGGCGAACACGATCGTCCGCAGCGAACCGGCCGCGGGCGCCGAGGTGCCGTTCAACTCCGAAGTCACCGTGCTGATGTCCAAGGGCAAGCCGGTGGTGCCGAACATCAGCATCGGCCAGAACGTCGAGGGCGCCGAAGCCGCGATCACCGAGCAGCAGCTCAAGCCCGCGCGGGTCGGCGAGGACTTCAGCCCCGACGTGCCCAAGGGCGCGGTGCTCAAGGTCGACCCGCAGCCGGGCACCTCGGTGGACATCGGCAGCGAGGTCAAGCTGACGCTGTCCAAGGGCCCGCCGCCGCTGCCGCAGGTGCCCAACGTGGTCGGCAAGTCGAAGGACGAGGCGTTCAAGACGCTCAAGGCCGCCGGGTTCGAGCCGTTCGACGCCGGCCAGGACCAGAACTCCGACGCCAAGCCGGGCACGGTCACCCGCACCGATCCCGCCGCGGGCGCCACGGACGTCGGCAAGCGGATCGGCGTGTTCACCGCGAACAGCGTCGAGGTGCCCGATGTGCGCTTCAAGCAGTTCGACGAGGCCAGGCAGATCCTCGAAGCGGCCGGGCTCAAGGCCGACTTCAAGGGTGACGGCAACGGGCACGGTGGCGGGTTCAACTTCGTCATCGAGCAGGACCCCCAGCCGGGCACCCGGGTGCCGGCGGGCACCAAGGTGAAGCTGAAGGGATTCGGGCGATGATCGGCAGCCGGGGCCGGGTCACCGGCACCATCGGCCCCGGCCTGATCGGCGAGGTCCTGCTCAACGTGCGCGGCGGGACGGAGGCGTTTTACGCCTATCCGGCGAACGGCGAAGAACGTTTTGAGCAGGGAACCCAGGTTCTGGTGGTGGACTTCGAGGAACCGCGTACGGTCTACGTCGAACGGTGGCAACCTCTGGGTCGATAACGGCGTGTGAGGGACACCAAGTTGTCCTGAAATGGGGGTACACATGGACGCATTGACCATCGCGATCACCGCGGTGGGCGCGATCATCGTGCTTTTCGTGATCTTGCGCATTCTGTACAAGGTGGCCGAGCCGAACGAGGCGCTGATCATTTCGGGCTGGGGAGTCCGGGTGAACCGCGCCGAGACGGCCGACAGCCTCGGCTTCAAGATCATCACCGGCCGCGGCGTCAACGTCATCCCGGGCTTCCAGACCGCCCGGCGGCTTTCGCTCGACACCAGGGGCGTCAACCTGCAGGTCTCCTGCGTCACCAAGCAGGGCCTGCCGGTGACGGTGCGCGCCGTGGTCATCTACAAGGTCGGCGACGACTTCGCCTCGATCGCCAACGCCGCCCGCCGGTTCCTCGACCAGCAAAAGGGCATGAACGACACGATCCACGAGCTGTTCTCGGGTCACCTGCGCTCGATCGTCGGCGGGCTGACCATCGAGGAGATGATCCACAACCGGGACGCGCTGACCGGCGAGGTCCGCCAGTCCTCGGCCAACGAGATGATCAAGCTCGGGCTGATCGTGGACTCGCTGCAGATCCAGGAGATCGACGACGAGTCCGGCTACATCCTCAACCTGGGCAAGCCGCACGCCGCGGCCGTCGCCGCCTCGGCCCGTATCGCCGAGGCCCAGCGTGACCAGGAGGCCACCGAGGCCGAGCAGGTCGCGGCCACCCTGCGGGCGAGCGCGACCCGCGAAAGCCAGATCAAGCAGGCCGGCTACCAGGCCGAGGTCGACCAGGCCAAGGCGAAGGCCAGCCAGTCCGGCCCGCTCGCCGAGGCGACCGCGCGCCAGGAGGTCGTCGTCCAGGAGACCCGCGCCGCCGAGCTCGAGGCCGCGCTGGCCGAGCAGCGTCTGCAGTCGCAGGTCCGCAAGCCCGCGGACGCGAAGGCGTACGACACGCGTACCTCGGCCGACGCCGCCCGTGACGCCTCGATCGCCAAGGCGCAGGCCGAGGCGAAGGAGACCGAGCTGCGTGCGGCGGCCGACGCGACCAGGGTCAAGACCGCGGCCGAGGCCGAGGCGCAGTCCGTGAAGGCCCGTGCGGAAGCGGCAGCGGCCGCGACCAGGGCGACCGGTGAGGCCGAGGCGGCAGCGGCACAGGCCCGTGGCCTGGCGGAGGCCGAGGCGACCCGCGCGAAGGGTCTCGCGGAGGCCGAGGCGGCGAAGGCGAAGGGTCTCGCCGAGGCCGACGCGATCAAGGCGCGCGCGTCCGCGCTCGCCGAGAACCAGGAAGCCGTCGTCGCGCAGCAGCTGGCCGAGCGCTGGCCGGAGATCGTCGAGGCGGGCGCGCAGGCGTTCAGCAACATCGACAACATGGTGGTGCTCAACGGCGCCGACGGTATGTCGGACATGTTCGCCAAGGCGCTTTCGCTGGGCGGAACGGGCCTCGGCCTGGCTCGCCAGCTGATGGACGCCATGGGCCAGTCGGCGTCGCCGGAAAAGCAGGCGAAGACCAACGGTGAGGTCAGCGTCAGCGACTTCACCACGAAGGATCTGACGTCCAAGGACTGAGTCCTGCCTCGCTGAACGATTGCGCAACCGAGGGAAATCGCGAAAAGTACTAGGCGATGAACTTCTTCGAAGAGGAGCCTCGTCCGCGGCCGCTGTTCCCGGTACCCGAGAAAGAGCTACACGGGTACCCGGGGCGGCCGTGGACGGGCGCGCCCACCGAGTACATCGTCCCGGCGATCCTGCCGTGGTCGCTGCCGCTGGGCCGCTCCGAGCGCACGATCGTCGCGCTGCGCAACATCGACGTCTGGCCGGAGGCGCTGACCCTGCGCGTCTCGGTCTATTCGCGTGACAACCTGCTCGACGAGTCGAAGACCGGCCTGGTGGACCACCGCCGCGTCCCCGACCGCAACGCGCTGCTGATCGGCGTGCTGTTCGCCGACGGCGGGCGTGCCGGTTCGGACACCATCTCGATGCCCTCACCCACCAAACCGGACACTCCCGTGCTGCGGGCGGACAGCGGTGGCGGCAGCAGCTTCCACTTCCGGCACGACGTGTTCATCTGGCCGTTGCCGCCGGACGGTCCCGTGCAGGTGGTCGTGCAGTGGCTGGAGCGGGAGATCGAGGAGACCCGCACCGAGCTCGACGGCACGCTGATCCGCAAGTCGGCGGCGGACGCCAAGGAGATCTGGCCGGGGCTGCCCAAGCGTGTCCATCACGGACTCCCGATACGCAGGGTCACCCGCCACACCCCCGACGCCTCGGACGGCTGGAGCGCTTTCGGCGCCCAGGAACCCGGCGAGGGAAAGTGATCCAGGCCACCCCTCTGGGGCCCCTATCCTGACCTCGCGCCGGGTTCACCGCACGCTGCACGTGCAACACTTTCGCGCATGACAGGATCTTCGCCCCCGATCGGGTGAAAGAGACCGTCGTTAGCGCCAACGAAACATAAGGACCACTCCCCCGTCATGTGTGGCTGGTGCAGTATGGGTAATTCCCCCTTACTCGCCTCGGTCGAAAGGTCTTGGATGTCGGGCACTCAGCTCAGCGGACTCGATGTCGCTTTCCTAAGCATGGAAGGCGAAAACACGCCCATGCACATGGGGGCGGTGGTGACGTTCCGTCCCCGCACACCGATCGATCCTCCTCAGCTGGCCGTCCTGCTCGCCGAACGCGCGGCCAGGATCCCCCAATTCCGCAGGCTCGCCACTCCCGCGTTTTTCCCGCCGGGGACCATGAATTGGTCCGATGACCCGGATTTCACGCCACTGCAACACATTCACCTGCACCGGGTGAGCAACCTGTACGAGCCTGACCCGCTCGCGGCGTACGCGTCGCGCTGGATCGCGGAGCCGCTCGACACCGGAAAACCCTTGTGGGACTTGCATCTTGTCACCGGACTGCCGGGCGACGACTTCGCGCTGCTGCTCAAGCTGCACCACGCGCTGACCGACGGCGCCGGCGCTTTCGCGATCGCTTCCGGACTTCTGGACGACATCACGGTGCCCGCCCGCCGTAAACCGGCTGTCGTCGAAACATCCGATCGGTCCACTTTGGACACCTTGCTGGACACGATCGGCTCGACACTGTCGCAGGCGGGTGAGACGGCGTCGATCGCACGGTCAGTGGTACGAGCCACTCGCCCGTATCCGATCTCGCCGATCACCGCGCCGTCGTCGAAGGAACGCCGCGTCGGCTTCGTGCGGCTCGAGATGACCGACGTGCGCCGCATCCGCAAGGAACACGGCGGCACCGCGAACGACGTGATACTCGCGGTGCTCGCGGGCGCGCTGCGCGGCTGGCTGGTGAACCGCGGGCAGCGTGCCGACGGCCGCACGCTGCGCGCGCTGATCCCGGTGAGCGTGCGTGCGCGCGAGGCCGAACAGGTCGGCGGCAACAAGCTTTCGGGTTACCTGTGCGAACTGCCGATCGGCGAGGACGACCCGATCGAACGACTACGCATCGTGCGCCGCGCCATGGCGCGTAACAAGGCTTCAGGGCCGTCCAAGGGCGCCGGAGCGTTCCCGCTGCTGGCCGGGCGGGTGCCGACCGTGCTGCACCGCCTGACCGGCCGGGTGACCGGTCAGGCGGCGCCGCTGCTGTTCGACACGGTCGTGACGAACGTGCCGCTGCCGAACGTCCGGATGTCACTGGCAGGCGCCCAGCTCGTCGAGATGTATCCGCTCGTCCCGCTGGCGCCCCGCCAGGCGTTAGGCTTCGCGGTCTCGCTCTATCGCGGCGGGATCCACATCGGACTCCAGGCGAACGGCGCCGCGGTGCCGGACATCGGCGGCCTCGCCGACGCCGTCGCCAAGTCGGCGGCCCAGCTGCTCGCCTAGCCGCCCGTTCAGAGGTTCGCCGAGTAGTGGGAACTGATCGCGTTGTCGCAACCGGAGCCCGCGAGGTTGGTGACGGAGCTGCCCGGCTCGACCCTGAAGCAGAGGTCCCTGATGTTCGCGCCCGAGTTCCGGTAGAAGTTGATCGGGTCGCCGGTGCGGTTGTAGATCGAGCTGACCGTGTCGTTGACGCCGAGTCCGTTGTCGTAGATCGCGTTCTGGTAGTTGAGGTACACCAGGCCGAACTGCGCGAGGCCGCCGTTGAAACCGGCGTCCTGCCACACGCAGACGTTGCCGCCGACACAGCGGCCGGGGTCGCCCGCCTGGGTGGCCGAGGCCGCCGGGGCCAGTAGCGTGCCGGTGGCCAGTGCCGCGCCGGCGAGCGCGACGAGGGTCTTGGTCTTGATCATGACCCGGATACTGGCCCGGCGCCCTGCCATCACGCTGTCATTTCAGGCAGGGCTGAAAACGGACGAAGGCCCCCATCACCGGGTGATGGGGGCCTTCGCGTGACCGGTCTCAGCTGCGCAGCATCTCCGCGACAAGGAAGGCCAGCTCGAGCGACTGCTGGGTGTTCAGGCGCGGGTCGCAGGCGGTCTCGTAGCGACCGGCCAGGTCGACATCCGAGATCTCCTGCGCCCCGCCGAGGCACTCCGTGACGTCCTCGCCGGTCAGCTCGACGTGGATGCCGCCGGGGTAGGTGCCGAGCTTGCGGTGCACCTCGAAGAAGCCCTGCACCTCGTCGACGATGCGGTCGAAGTGGCGCGTCTTGTAGCCGGTGGACGACTCGTGCGTGTTCCCGTGCATCGGGTCGCACTGCCAGATCACCTTGTGGCCGCTGGCCTCGACCTTCTCGACGATCGCGGGCAGCACCTCGCGGACGTTGCCGTTGCCCATCCGCGCGATCAGCGTGAGCCTGCCCGGCTCGTTGCGCGGGTCGAGGCGGCGGACGTACTCGACGGCCTGCTCGGGCGTGGTCGTCGGGCCGATCTTGAGGCCGATCGGGTTGGCCAGCAGCTCCGCGAACGCGATGTGCGCGCCGTCGAGCTGACGGGTGCGCTCGCCGACCCAGAGGAAGTGGGCGGAGAGGTTGTAGAGCTTCGGGTTCGCGGCGTCGGCGTTGTCCATCCGCAGCATGGCGCGCTCGTAGTCGAGCAGCAGCGCCTCGTGGCTCGCGAAGATCTCGGTGGACTGCAGCGAGGTGTCGGTGACCCCGCAGGCCGACATGAACCGCAGGCCGCGGTCGATCTCGGCGGCCAGCGCCTCGTACCGCTCGCTGGCGGGCGAGCGCTGCACGAAGTCCTTGTTCCAGTCGTGCACCTGGTGTAGGTCTGCCATGCCCGCAGCGGTCAGCGCGCGGACGAGGTTCATCGCGGCGCCCGCGTTCGCGTACGCGCGGACCATGCGGCCGGGGTCGGGCACGCGCAGCTCGTGCTTGGCGACGAGCGAGTTGATGATGTCGCCGCGGTACACCGGCAGGCCGAGCGAGTCGGTGGTGTTCGAGCGGGGCTTGGCGTACTGGCCCGCGATGCGGCCGACCTTGACCACCGGCAGGCTCGCGCCGTAGGTGAGCACGACGGCCATCTGCAGCAGGGTGCGCAGGTTGGCGCGGATGTGCGGCTCGGTGTTGGACTCGAACGTCTCGGCGCAGTCGCCGCCCTGCAGCAGGAACGCCTCGCCGCGCGCCACCATCGCCAGGTGCGAGCGGAGCCGGTCGATCTCGTTGGGCACGGTGATCGGCGGCACGCTCTCCAGCAGGCTGCGCACCCGCCTGGTGAGCTCGGGGTCCGGCCATTCGGGCTGCTGGGCGGCAGGCAGCGACAGCGCGGCGTCGAGACGCGCGCGCAGCTCAGGAGGCAACGGGGGGAGTTCGGGGAGCGTGTCGACGGGGACGTCCACTGTCCAGTTCACCCCACCAGGATAGGGCTCCCCGATCTCCTCCCGTCCGCCGGGACGAAACTCTCAAAAAGTGGAACTACGAGGTCTGAGCCTTGTTGTACAGGTTCTGCGCGTCCGTCCCGAAGTACGGGCCGAACATGTAGTTGGGCAAGAACACGTATCCGAAGCTGTTCACCGACGCCTGGACACCGGTCCCGGTCGCCTCGTTGAAGTTGAGGAACCACGGCCCGCCGCTCGACCCGCCGGTCATGGTGCAGCTCATCCCGTGATCCTTGGTGAGCAGGAAGTCGGTGATCGTCGACCCGCTGCAGTAGATGAGCTTGGAACCGTCGTACGGCGCCGCGGCCGGGTACCCGAACGTGTACATCGACTGGTTGCGCGCCTGGTTGAACGCGATCCCCTGCGCGCCGACCACATCGGTGAGCCGCTGCCCGTTGAGCGGGTTGACCACGCCGATGCCGACGTCGTAGTTCATGTCCTCACTGGCCTGCCATTGCGGCGTGGTGAGCGTCGTCTTGGCGGGCCACTGGCCGAACGGAGCGTTCCCGTTGTTGTAGCCGGGCACGAAGACCCAGTCGGTATGGAAGGCGCCCTGGTACTTCACGCAGTGCCCGGCGGTCATCACCACACTGCCATTGGTGCTGGTCACGGCATCACCGGAGCACGAGGCCTTCCGGCCCTGCATGGTGAAGAACACCCGCCCGGCCGTCTGGGTGATCTTGCCGGAGCCGGTCCACGCGCCGCCCGCGTTCGGGATGCTCATCGGCAACCCCGCTTCGACCTGCTTCGGAGTGAACCCCGGCGCCCTGACGAGCTGTTCCATCGGGACCGCCTCGCGCATGTCCTGCGCGGTCCAGACCTTCGGCCCGGCATGGGCCGGAGGAGCCACCAGCCCGCAAAGCGCCACCAGAAGCGCTGCCAGCGAAATCCGCTTCATGACACACCCACCTTCTGCGTTGACGGTGAATTGCCGAAAGAGCTACTCGAAAGTAAGTCTCTGACTACTCTGCGTACAAGCCGCTGATCGGCCGCTCCGCGAGGCCATTCGGCCTACCCGCTACGGTTTCGCCGTGCATCGCTGCATCCACGCCTAGCGGCACCGAACTGCTGGCGCCCTGGGTCTGGGTGCTCGGCCTGCCGCTCGCCGTCGCCTGGATGGCCACCGGCCGCGTCGGCCCGACCCTGCTCTGGGGCCTGCTCGTCGCCGTCACCGGCTCCCTGATCCCGATGGCCGTCATCGTCCGCGGCGCCCGCAAGGGCAATTCTGACGCACCTCAGCGGTGGGACGGTCACCACGTGACCAACCGCGCCGGCCGCGCGGTGCCGCTGCTCGTGGCGGGCATCTCGCTCGGCGCGGGCTTCGTGGTGCTGGTGGTCTGGCACGCCCCGGACGAGATCATCGCGCTCGCCGCGTCGATGCTGGCCTCGCTGGTGGTGAGCGTGGCGATCACGTTCGGCTTCAAGTTCAAGATCTCGCTGCACGCGGCGGTCGCGGTGAGCGCGCTGGTGGTGCTGATCATCACGTACGGGCCGTGGGCCTGGGTGCTGCTGCCGCTGGTGGTCTGGGTGTGCTGGTCGCGCGTGGAACTGGGCGACCACACGCCGGCCGAGGTGCTCTCGGGCGCCGTGATGGGACTGGTCGTCGGCGGCCTCGGCTTCTGGGCGATCCTGGCCGCCATCCGCGGCTAGCGTTCCCACCGCTCGGACCTCGTGAGTGGTACGGCCGGTTCTAACCGGTCTAAACACTCACGAGTCCCTGGGCGATTTCAAGCATGCTTGAAATGGGGCGGTGGAACGGTTTCCCGTGATTATCCTGCGGGCGTGAAGCTCTTCGGCAGACGCGCGGCGAAGCCTGAACCCGACCGCCGCACCCTCATCACCGGTCATTGCTACGACGACCTCGCGCTGGACGCCGCGATCGCCGAACTCCGTGACGGCGACCTGCGCGCCGCGCAGACGGTGCTCGCCGAGTGCCGTGATGACCCCGAAGTGCGTGATCTGCGGCTCAGCAATCTGTCGGAAGACCTTGTCGGGCACGTCGACGAGATCGCCGAGCTGGCCGCGCGGCACGATGATCCCGAACTGTGGCTGTTGGCGGGCGAGGGTTTCGTCGCCGAAGCAGGGGCGATCCGGGGCGCCGGCTGGGCGAGCAGCGTCGGCGAGGACCGGTTCAAGATGGTCCACCGCACCTGTGCCAAGGCGATCGGGCCGCTGCACCGCGCCGCCGAGCTGCTGCCGTCCGACCCGACGCCGCTGGTCGCGCTGATGGCGGCGGGCATGCTGCTGAACGCTTCCCGAGAGCAGCAGGACCAGGTGTGGGAGGAGGTGCTCCGCCGCTGCCCGACCCACTACAGCGCGCACTGCTCCCGGCTGCAGATCCTGGCGCCGAAATGGGGCGGCACCGAAGAAGAGATGATGACCTTCGCCATCGAGACCGCCCGCACCGCGCCGGTCGGCGACGCGCTCACGGCCATCTTCCCCGCCGCCTGCTTCGAGGTCTACCTGATGGCCAAGTCCCGAGTGGACAGTTCACAGTGGCGCGAGATGGAGCGCGCCTACTTCGCCAACGAGCGGATACTCACGCTCCTGCTCGCCGCGTCGGACCGCTGGATGTCCGCCGAGCGGCCGCATCCGCGCGCCATGCACGCGCACAACCACTTCGCGGCCGCGTTCGGCTGCGCCGGGCATTCCGAACGGGCTTTCCTGCACCTGTTCGGCACCCGCGACCGGTTTGCACCTACCCGTGGACCTACCTGAACGGCAAGGACCCGCAGCTCGTCTACCACGAGATGGTGACCGAGCACTGGCCAGCCAACTTCCACCTGCGCTCGCCGATGGACCTCAGCCCCGTCTTCCCCGGCCAAGGCTCCTGAGCTGGTTTTAGCCCGAAAGTGGCTTTCGTCAGATGCGATCTGACGAAAGCCACTTTCGGGCTATCACGAGCGCTTAGACGACGGCCAGTGGGAGAGCGGTGGGGTGGACCGGCGCGGGCAGGTCCGAGGCGCCGGTGAGGAAGGCGTCGACCGCGTGTGCGACCGAGCGGCCTTCCGCGATCGCCCACACGACCAGGGAAGCGCCGCGGTGGGCGTCGCCGCAGACGAACACGCCGGGCGTCTCGGTCTGCCAGTCGGGGCCGCACGAGAGCGTGCCGCGCGGGGTCAACGACAGGCCGAGGCCGTCGAGGAGCGCCATGTGCTCGACGCCCTCGAAGCCGATCGCCAGCAGGACGAGGTCCGCGGGCAGGGTCTCGACCTCGTCGTTGACCGGGATGACCTCGCGTCGTCCGGACACCGGGTCCTTGTGGACGCGGACGTGCTGGAGCTCGATCGAACGGACGTGACCGTCTTCGTCGCCGACGAAACGCTTGACCGCGACCGCGAACTTGCGCTCGCCCGCTTCCTCGTGCGCCGCGTAGGTGCGGAGGATGTAGGGCCAGGTCGGCCACGGGGAACGGCCGTCGTCGCGCACCGACGGCGGCGTCGGGTACTGGTCGAGCTGGGTGACCGACAGCGCGCCCTGGCGGGTGGCGGTGCCGTAGGAGTCGGCGCCGGTGTCGCCGCCGCCGATGATGATCACGTGCTTGCCCTGGGCGTCCACAGTGGACGGCCCGTCGCCCTCGACCTGACGGTTGGCTGGCACCAGGTGGTCCATCGCGAGGTGGATGCCCGCGAGCGAGCGGCCCTCGGTGGTCTTGTCGTCACGGCCGCGCAGCGCGCCGACCGCGAGCACGACGGCGTCGTACTGGGCGCGAAGGTCCTCGACGGACAGATCGACGCCGACTTCGCAGCCGGTGACGAACTTCGTGCCCTCCTTGCGCAGCTGGGCGAGCCTGCGGTCGAGAACCTTCTTCTCCATCTTGAACTCGGGGATGCCGTAGCGCAGCAGGCCGCCGAGGCGGTCGTCGCGCTCGTAGACGGTCACCTCGTGACCGGCGCGCGTCAGCTGCTGTGCCGCGGCGAGGCCCGCCGGGCCGGAGCCGACGATGGCGACCTTCTGTCCTGATGAGACGGACGAGACCTGGGCCTGGACGTAGCCCGCTTCCCATGACTGGTCCGCGATCGTCTGCTCGACGCGCTTGATCGAGACGGGGCCGCCCGACAAGTCCGAAATGGACAGTACGCAGCCCGCCTCACACGGCGCCGGGCACAGCTTCCCGGTGAACTCGGGGAAGTTGTTGGTCGCGTGCAGACGGTCGCTCGCCGCTTCCCAGTCGCCGCGGCGGACCAGGTCGTTCCACTCGGGGATCAGGTTGCCCAGCGGACAACCGGAGCCCGACGAGTGACAGAACGGGATGCCGCAGTCCATGCAGCGCGAAGCCTGCTTGCGGACGTCCTCGTTGCGCACGGCGGGCGGGACGTCCGCGTACACCTCGCCCCAGGACGCCAGCCTGTCCTCAGTGGACTTCTTCTTCGGCTCTTCGCGGTCGTGCTTCAGAAAACCGGTCGGGTCAGCCACGAGCCGCCTCCATGATCGCCTCGTCGACATCGCGGCCAGCCGCGCGTGCCGCCTTCGCCGCGTCCAGCACCCGCTGGTAGTCGCGCGGCATCACCTTGGTGAACGACGCCGATCGCCGGGGCCAGTCGCCGAGCAGTGAAGCCGCGACGGCCGAGCGGGTCAGGTCGTAATGCTTTTGCACGATCTTCTTCAGCCACGCCAAGTCTTCGGACTGCGGCTGCTGGAGATCGACCATCTCGTGGTTGACCTTCTTGCGGTCGAGGTCGAGCACGAACGCCACCCCGCCGGACATGCCGGCCGCCAGGTTGCGCCCGGTGGACCCGAGCACCACGGCCCGGCCACCGGTCATGTACTCGAAGGCGTGGTCGCCGACGCCCTCGGCGACCACGGTCGCGCCCGAGTTGCGCACGCAGAACCGCTCGCCGACCTGACCGCGCAGGAACATCTCGCCC encodes:
- the pknB gene encoding Stk1 family PASTA domain-containing Ser/Thr kinase; protein product: MVGTLLERRYRVDRLLARGGMSSVYRGVDTRLDRQVAIKIMDPRFADDRSFVERFEREARSAAQLHHPHVVAVHDQGHDYPNGPDEGSRAFLVMELVDGGTLRDLLNEQGPLDVALALSIAEPVLSALAAAHTAGLVHRDVKPENVLIGRGGALGGSGVVKVADFGLVRAVASAGTTSSSVILGTVAYLSPEQVASGITEARGDVYSAGILLYEMLTGHPPYTGDTAISVAYRHVNDDVPRPSDIRPGLPPALDELILRATRRDPEARPANAGVFLQELQAVRGVLGLPPVAVPVPPPPDADGVSDVERTTPGIPAVPAADATLPVTGPQGTRAMGRAVPANSMQATQAIQPVHAHQPPPPPPPVTPPGGARQPEEKRKPPKKTIILAIVAVLLLGGLIGAGAWILSDDGPTGATVPQLTGMNQADAGNALRQAKLTPKYVKEFSNTVPANTIVRSEPAAGAEVPFNSEVTVLMSKGKPVVPNISIGQNVEGAEAAITEQQLKPARVGEDFSPDVPKGAVLKVDPQPGTSVDIGSEVKLTLSKGPPPLPQVPNVVGKSKDEAFKTLKAAGFEPFDAGQDQNSDAKPGTVTRTDPAAGATDVGKRIGVFTANSVEVPDVRFKQFDEARQILEAAGLKADFKGDGNGHGGGFNFVIEQDPQPGTRVPAGTKVKLKGFGR
- a CDS encoding flotillin family protein, with translation MDALTIAITAVGAIIVLFVILRILYKVAEPNEALIISGWGVRVNRAETADSLGFKIITGRGVNVIPGFQTARRLSLDTRGVNLQVSCVTKQGLPVTVRAVVIYKVGDDFASIANAARRFLDQQKGMNDTIHELFSGHLRSIVGGLTIEEMIHNRDALTGEVRQSSANEMIKLGLIVDSLQIQEIDDESGYILNLGKPHAAAVAASARIAEAQRDQEATEAEQVAATLRASATRESQIKQAGYQAEVDQAKAKASQSGPLAEATARQEVVVQETRAAELEAALAEQRLQSQVRKPADAKAYDTRTSADAARDASIAKAQAEAKETELRAAADATRVKTAAEAEAQSVKARAEAAAAATRATGEAEAAAAQARGLAEAEATRAKGLAEAEAAKAKGLAEADAIKARASALAENQEAVVAQQLAERWPEIVEAGAQAFSNIDNMVVLNGADGMSDMFAKALSLGGTGLGLARQLMDAMGQSASPEKQAKTNGEVSVSDFTTKDLTSKD
- a CDS encoding wax ester/triacylglycerol synthase family O-acyltransferase, whose protein sequence is MEGENTPMHMGAVVTFRPRTPIDPPQLAVLLAERAARIPQFRRLATPAFFPPGTMNWSDDPDFTPLQHIHLHRVSNLYEPDPLAAYASRWIAEPLDTGKPLWDLHLVTGLPGDDFALLLKLHHALTDGAGAFAIASGLLDDITVPARRKPAVVETSDRSTLDTLLDTIGSTLSQAGETASIARSVVRATRPYPISPITAPSSKERRVGFVRLEMTDVRRIRKEHGGTANDVILAVLAGALRGWLVNRGQRADGRTLRALIPVSVRAREAEQVGGNKLSGYLCELPIGEDDPIERLRIVRRAMARNKASGPSKGAGAFPLLAGRVPTVLHRLTGRVTGQAAPLLFDTVVTNVPLPNVRMSLAGAQLVEMYPLVPLAPRQALGFAVSLYRGGIHIGLQANGAAVPDIGGLADAVAKSAAQLLA
- a CDS encoding peptidase inhibitor family I36 protein; amino-acid sequence: MIKTKTLVALAGAALATGTLLAPAASATQAGDPGRCVGGNVCVWQDAGFNGGLAQFGLVYLNYQNAIYDNGLGVNDTVSSIYNRTGDPINFYRNSGANIRDLCFRVEPGSSVTNLAGSGCDNAISSHYSANL
- a CDS encoding class II 3-deoxy-7-phosphoheptulonate synthase; this translates as MNWTVDVPVDTLPELPPLPPELRARLDAALSLPAAQQPEWPDPELTRRVRSLLESVPPITVPNEIDRLRSHLAMVARGEAFLLQGGDCAETFESNTEPHIRANLRTLLQMAVVLTYGASLPVVKVGRIAGQYAKPRSNTTDSLGLPVYRGDIINSLVAKHELRVPDPGRMVRAYANAGAAMNLVRALTAAGMADLHQVHDWNKDFVQRSPASERYEALAAEIDRGLRFMSACGVTDTSLQSTEIFASHEALLLDYERAMLRMDNADAANPKLYNLSAHFLWVGERTRQLDGAHIAFAELLANPIGLKIGPTTTPEQAVEYVRRLDPRNEPGRLTLIARMGNGNVREVLPAIVEKVEASGHKVIWQCDPMHGNTHESSTGYKTRHFDRIVDEVQGFFEVHRKLGTYPGGIHVELTGEDVTECLGGAQEISDVDLAGRYETACDPRLNTQQSLELAFLVAEMLRS
- a CDS encoding serine protease, which gives rise to MKRISLAALLVALCGLVAPPAHAGPKVWTAQDMREAVPMEQLVRAPGFTPKQVEAGLPMSIPNAGGAWTGSGKITQTAGRVFFTMQGRKASCSGDAVTSTNGSVVMTAGHCVKYQGAFHTDWVFVPGYNNGNAPFGQWPAKTTLTTPQWQASEDMNYDVGIGVVNPLNGQRLTDVVGAQGIAFNQARNQSMYTFGYPAAAPYDGSKLIYCSGSTITDFLLTKDHGMSCTMTGGSSGGPWFLNFNEATGTGVQASVNSFGYVFLPNYMFGPYFGTDAQNLYNKAQTS
- a CDS encoding glutamate synthase subunit beta, whose amino-acid sequence is MADPTGFLKHDREEPKKKSTEDRLASWGEVYADVPPAVRNEDVRKQASRCMDCGIPFCHSSGSGCPLGNLIPEWNDLVRRGDWEAASDRLHATNNFPEFTGKLCPAPCEAGCVLSISDLSGGPVSIKRVEQTIADQSWEAGYVQAQVSSVSSGQKVAIVGSGPAGLAAAQQLTRAGHEVTVYERDDRLGGLLRYGIPEFKMEKKVLDRRLAQLRKEGTKFVTGCEVGVDLSVEDLRAQYDAVVLAVGALRGRDDKTTEGRSLAGIHLAMDHLVPANRQVEGDGPSTVDAQGKHVIIIGGGDTGADSYGTATRQGALSVTQLDQYPTPPSVRDDGRSPWPTWPYILRTYAAHEEAGERKFAVAVKRFVGDEDGHVRSIELQHVRVHKDPVSGRREVIPVNDEVETLPADLVLLAIGFEGVEHMALLDGLGLSLTPRGTLSCGPDWQTETPGVFVCGDAHRGASLVVWAIAEGRSVAHAVDAFLTGASDLPAPVHPTALPLAVV